The Daucus carota subsp. sativus chromosome 2, DH1 v3.0, whole genome shotgun sequence genome includes a window with the following:
- the LOC108207680 gene encoding zinc finger protein JAGGED isoform X2 — translation MRPVEGNPLDLNNLPGEDFPGAAAGGKKKHGRESDEEGKVYECRFCSLKFSKSQALGGHMNRHRQERETETLNRARQLVFGNDNLIPPTPHHRLGGQLPILSHGGYNHHHHQTSDPLRGAGYPPARYYGGSSSSTNIPPPESYMYPPSPRLAPPPINDYFVGHAVLPSAQIPCYNSNTAATRETAVNNYTCMGAPIGSGFMLGSGGGRNTSTILQNDNNNNYLDSTTSNSSNNNVEEGEEIAR, via the exons AT GAGACCAGTAGAAGGAAATCCGTTGGACCTTAACAACTTGCCTGGCGAGGATTTTCCTG GAGCAGCAGCAGGAGGGAAGAAGAAACACGGTAGGGAAAGTGATGAAGAGGGGAAGGTATACGAGTGCAGATTTTGCTCTCTCAAGTTTAGCAAATCTCAAGCTCTCGGGGGACACATGAATCGCCACCGACAAG AAAGGGAGACAGAAACACTGAACCGGGCTCGTCAACTGGTCTTTGGTAATGATAACCTAATACCACCCACGCCTCATCACAGACTAGG TGGTCAACTACCAATATTGTCACATGGAGGGTAtaatcaccatcatcatcagACAAGTGATCCCTTGAGAGGCGCCGGTTACCCCCCTGCAAGATACTATGGTGGCTCTTCATCATCCACCAACATACCACCGCCGGAGTCATACATGTACCCTCCCTCGCCGCGCCTTGCTCCGCCACCCATCAATGACTACTTTGTAGGCCATGCGGTGCTCCCAAGCGCTCAGATACCATGCTACAATAGTAACACTGCAGCCACACGTGAAACGGCGGTAAACAACTACACATGCATGGGAGCTCCGATAGGAAGTGGATTTATGCTAGGAAGCGGTGGTGGGAGAAACACGTCGACAATCCTccaaaatgataataataataattatcttGACAGTACTACTAGCAATAGTAGTAATAATAATGTGGAGGAGGGAGAAGAGATAGCAAGGTAG
- the LOC108207680 gene encoding zinc finger protein JAGGED isoform X1, translating to MRPVEGNPLDLNNLPGEDFPGAAAGGKKKHGRESDEEGKVYECRFCSLKFSKSQALGGHMNRHRQERETETLNRARQLVFGNDNLIPPTPHHRLGSGQLPILSHGGYNHHHHQTSDPLRGAGYPPARYYGGSSSSTNIPPPESYMYPPSPRLAPPPINDYFVGHAVLPSAQIPCYNSNTAATRETAVNNYTCMGAPIGSGFMLGSGGGRNTSTILQNDNNNNYLDSTTSNSSNNNVEEGEEIAR from the exons AT GAGACCAGTAGAAGGAAATCCGTTGGACCTTAACAACTTGCCTGGCGAGGATTTTCCTG GAGCAGCAGCAGGAGGGAAGAAGAAACACGGTAGGGAAAGTGATGAAGAGGGGAAGGTATACGAGTGCAGATTTTGCTCTCTCAAGTTTAGCAAATCTCAAGCTCTCGGGGGACACATGAATCGCCACCGACAAG AAAGGGAGACAGAAACACTGAACCGGGCTCGTCAACTGGTCTTTGGTAATGATAACCTAATACCACCCACGCCTCATCACAGACTAGG cAGTGGTCAACTACCAATATTGTCACATGGAGGGTAtaatcaccatcatcatcagACAAGTGATCCCTTGAGAGGCGCCGGTTACCCCCCTGCAAGATACTATGGTGGCTCTTCATCATCCACCAACATACCACCGCCGGAGTCATACATGTACCCTCCCTCGCCGCGCCTTGCTCCGCCACCCATCAATGACTACTTTGTAGGCCATGCGGTGCTCCCAAGCGCTCAGATACCATGCTACAATAGTAACACTGCAGCCACACGTGAAACGGCGGTAAACAACTACACATGCATGGGAGCTCCGATAGGAAGTGGATTTATGCTAGGAAGCGGTGGTGGGAGAAACACGTCGACAATCCTccaaaatgataataataataattatcttGACAGTACTACTAGCAATAGTAGTAATAATAATGTGGAGGAGGGAGAAGAGATAGCAAGGTAG